The following are encoded in a window of Indicator indicator isolate 239-I01 chromosome Z unlocalized genomic scaffold, UM_Iind_1.1 iindZ_random_scaffold_80, whole genome shotgun sequence genomic DNA:
- the LOC128979952 gene encoding LOW QUALITY PROTEIN: uncharacterized protein LOC128979952 (The sequence of the model RefSeq protein was modified relative to this genomic sequence to represent the inferred CDS: substituted 1 base at 1 genomic stop codon), protein MAAEGCKELQLRQWIRERQGELLPLLASGALWRQPWLAYSIKEERPVGQYPVPKKDMLYDIVEVMEEVEKKTGFLPKVFKAMSHRPAEFGAFFAYYNAIMNKDTGQLSKADKELVIVATSIVNRCPYCVIAHGALHWIYSKQPALADXVTVNWKLADLSGRELAMLEFALAVCHADVTEEHFQKLERHRFGHEDAWDIGMISAFFAMSNCIAHFIDLHPNKVFYTMGRMPHGEKDESECT, encoded by the exons AtggctgctgagggctgcaaggagctgcagctgaggcagtGGATAAGAGAGAGGCAAGGGGAG ctgctgcctctcttgGCTTCAGGGGCACTCTGGAGGCAGCCCTGGCTGGCATACAGCATCAAGGAGGAGAGGCCTGTTGGGCAGTACCCGGTACCCAAGAAGGACATGCTGTATGATATCGTGGAGGTCATGGAAGAAGTAGAGAAAAAG ACTGGATTCCTGCCCAAGGTGTTCAAAGCTATGTCTCACAGACCTGCTGAATTTGGAGCTTTTTTTGCTTACTACAATGCCATTATGAACAAAGACACAG GGCAGCTCAGCAAGGCAGACAAAGAACTCGTAATTGTGGCTACAAGCATTGTAAACAGATGTCCCTACTGTGTGATTGCACATGGAGCACTGCATTGGATCTACTCCAAGCAGCCAGCGCTGGCTGACTAG GTCACTGTGAACTGGAAGCTGGCTGACCTGAGTGGCCGGGAGCTGGCTATGCTGGAGTTTGCTCTCGCTGTCTGCCATGCTGACGTCACTGAAGAGCATTTCCAGAAGCTGGAGAGGCATAGGTTTGGCCATGAAGATGCCTGGGACATAGGCatgatttctgctttctttgccATGTCTAATTGCATAGCTCACTTCATTGACCTGCACCCAAACAAGGTGTTCTACACTATGGGCAGGATGCCACATGGGGAGAAGGATGAATCTGAGTGCACCTGA
- the DCAF10 gene encoding DDB1- and CUL4-associated factor 10, translating into MSAEEEEDPRAGTGVGSAVPGPGSRLFGWLRGRCLGRSAAVDPARDTFGAMTGLYASIQPADSVYLSTRTHGAVFNLEYSPDGSVLTVACEQTEVLLFDPISSKHIKTLSEAHEDCVNNIRFLDNRLFATCSDDTTIALWDLRKLNTKVCTLHGHTSWVKNIEYDTNTRLLVTSGFDGNVIIWDTNRCTEDGCPHKKFFHTRFLMRMRLTPDCSKMLISTSSGYLLILHDLDLNKSLEVGSYPILRARRTTSSSDIISSSGSSGLRAVGSPCHQNDSSPLSEKHISRSSQREGGSPRNSLEVLTPEVPGERDRGNCITSLQLHPKGWATLLRCSSNTDDQEWTCVYEFQEGDPVRPVSPRCSLRLTHCIEEANVGRGYIKELCFSPDGRMISSPHGFGIRLLGFDGHCSELVDCLPKEASPLKEIRSLYSHNDVVLTTKFSPTHCQIASGCLSGRVSLYQPKF; encoded by the exons ATGAgtgcggaggaggaggaggacccCCGGGCGGGGACCGGCGTCGGCTCGGCGGTCCCGGGGCCCGGCTCAC GCCTATTCGGCTGGCTGCGCGGGCGCTGCTTGGGCCGCAGCGCTGCCGTGGACCCGGCGCGGGACACCTTCGGCGCCATGACCGGGCTGTACGCCTCCATCCAGCCTGCCGACTCCGTGTACCTTAGTACCCGCACGCACGGCGCCGTCTTCAATCTCGAGTATTCGCCCGACGG GTCAGTGTTGACTGTTGCTTGTGAACAGACTGAAGTACTGCTCTTTGACCCCATATCTTCAAAGCACATCAAAACCCTCTCTGAAGCTCATGAAGACTGTGTAAATAATATAAG GTTTCTGGATAATCGACTGTTTGCCACCTGCTCTGATGACACCACCATAGCCCTCTGGGACCTGAGGAAGCTGAACACCAAGGTGTGCACCCTGCATGGCCACACTAGCTGGGTGAAGAACATCGAGTACGACACCAacaccaggctgctggtgacatCAGGCTTCGATGGCAACGTCATCATCTGGGACACCAACAG GTGCACAGAGGATGGATGTCCCCACAAGAAGTTTTTTCACACTCGTTTCCTTATGCGCATGAGGCTGACACCAGACTGTTCCAAAATGCTGATCTCAACCTCCTCTGGATATCTTCTGATCTTGCATGACCTTGATCTCAACAAGTCATTAGAGGTTGGCAGCTACCCAATTTTGAGAGCTAGGAGAACTACATCAAGTTCAG ACATCATCTCATCATCGGGTTCCTCTGGCCTTCGAGCTGTGGGGTCACCCTGTCACCAGAATGATTCCAGTCCCCTCTCTGAGAAACACATCTCCAGGTCCTCCCAGCGAGAAG GTGGGTCACCAAGAAATAGCTTGGAGGTCTTAACACCAGAGGTTCCTGGAGAAAGAGATCGAGGCAACTGCATCACATCGCTGCAGCTGCATCCCAAAGGGTGGGCGACACTGCTTCGGTGCTCAAGTAATACAGATGACCAGGAG tGGACTTGCGTCTATGAGTTCCAGGAAGGGGACCCGGTGCGCCCGGTCTCGCCGCGCTGCTCCCTGAGGCTGACTCACTGCATCGAGGAAGCCAACGTTGGCCGGGGCTATATCAAAGAACTCTGCTTCAGCCCTGATGGCCGTATGATCTCGTCCCCGCACGGCTTCGGGATCCGCCTGTTGGGCTTTGATGGCCACTGCAGCGAACTCGTTGACTGTTTGCCCAAAGAAGCCAGTCCCCTGAAAGAGATCCGTTCCCTCTACTCCCACAATGACGTGGTCCTGACAACCAAGTTCTCTCCAACACACTGTCAGATTGCCTCGGGGTGCCTTAGTGGACGTGTTTCTCTCTATCAGCCAAAGTTTTAG
- the SLC25A51 gene encoding mitochondrial nicotinamide adenine dinucleotide transporter SLC25A51 gives MMDPEEGSKEHLSSDTAAASGKHYLCGYCAAFTNIAVTFPIQKVLFRQQLYGLRTKDAVQQLQKDGIRNLYRGILPPLMQKTTTLALMFGLYEDFSCLLHSHTSAPELLTRSMAAVLAGTTEALLTPFERVQTLLQDYKHHDKFTNTYQAFKVLKAYGVREYYRGLVPILLRNGPSNVLFFGLRGPIKQCLPEATSYSAHLVNDFICGGLLGAMLGFLFFPVNVVKTRMQAQIGGEFQSFSKVFLKIWLERDRKLIHLFRGAHLNYHRSLLSWGIINATYEFLLKLL, from the coding sequence ATGATGGATCCagaagagggctccaaggagcacctcagcagtgacacagctgctgcctctggcaaGCATTACCTCTGTGGCTACTGCGCAGCCTTCACCAACATCGCTGTCACCTTCCCCATCCAGAAGGTGCTCTTCCGGCAGCAGCTCTACGGCCTAAGGACGAAGGACGcggtgcagcagctgcagaaggatgGGATACGGAATCTCTACCGTGGCATTCTGCCCCCCCTGATGCAGAAGACCACCACCCTGGCCCTCATGTTCGGCCTGTACGAGGacttctcctgcctgctccacagccacaCAAGCGCCCCCGAGCTGCTGACGCGCAGCATGGCGGCAGTGCTGGCCGGGACCACTGAGGCCCTGCTGACTCCGTTCGAGCGGGTGCAGACCCTGCTGCAAGACTACAAGCACCACGACAAGTTCACAAACACTTACCAGGCTTTTAAGGTGCTGAAGGCCTATGGGGTGCGGGAGTACTACCGGGGATTGGTGCCCATCCTGCTCCGAAACGGgcccagcaatgtgctcttctTCGGCCTGCGGGGACCCATCAAGCAGTGCCTGCCAGAGGCCACCTCCTACAGTGCTCATTTGGTGAATGACTTCATCTGCGGGGGCCTCTTGGGCGCCATGCTGGGGTTCCTGTTCTTCCCAGTGAACGTCGTCAAGACTCGCATGCAGGCTCAGATTGGGGGCGAGTTCCAGTCCTTCTCCAAGGTGTTCCTGAAGATCTGGCTGGAGCGTGACCGGAAGCTGATCCACCTCTTCAGGGGAGCCCACCTGAACTACCACCGCTCCCTGCTGTCCTGGGGCATAATCAATGCCACCTATGAGttcctgctgaagctgctgtga